The sequence CTGGGAGACTGCTAAGAGATAGCCATAATGTCTTTAAGCTGCCAGACAATTTCTACTCGACTTGGTGTTCTTAAACTGAACTGCAAAGGACTGCTATTCCTTTCGGTCTTTACAATAAGTGTATGTGGCAATGCCTCCGGCTTGTGTCCTACAGCCTGCATCTGTGCTAGTGACATTGTAAGCTGCACCAATAAGAACCTCTCTAGGGTGCCAGGAACTCTCTTCAAATTCATAAAAAGACTGGATCTGAGTTATAACAGAATTGCATTTTTGGAACCTGAATGGGTCCCAGTGCTTTTTGACAAACTGAACACTTTAATAATCAATCATAACAGTATTAGCAGTATTATCACTGGAAGCTTTTCCACAACTCCAAATTTAAAGTATCTAGACTTGTCATCCAACAACCTGAAGACATTgggaagccctttatttcaagaGCTGAGAGTACTGGAAGTTCTCTTGCTTTACAACAATCAGATAACACAGATTGATTCTGCTGCCTTTGGAGGATTATACAAATTGCAGAAGCTGTACTTATGTTGTAACTCACTGTCACACTTCCCACTGGACTTGTATATTGGAAAACACAAGCTTACAGAACTTGTATTATTAGACATTTCCTATAACCACATCCAGTCCGTACCCATTCAACGTATAAGTTTAGTGCCGGCCAAACGACTCAGTGGAATTTATCTTCATGGTAACCCATTTTACTGTGACTGTACTCTATACGCCATGCTAATTTATTGGTATCACAGACACTTCAACTCAGTCGTGGATTTCAAAAATGAGTATGCCTGTGTATTACGATCTGATCCCAAAGGTTCCAATAAACTGCCTTTATTGCACGACAACTTTCTGAATTGCTCCGAAAGCACCATCAATGTGTCATTCCATGCCTTTGGGTTTATTCATGAGGCCCAAGTTGGAGAAAGGCTGATTGTACACTGTGACAGCAAAATTAGTGATGCAGGCACATATTTCATCTGGGTTAGCCCAGACAATAGATTACTGGAGCCAGATAAGGACACTGACAATTTTAAGGTGTTTCACAATGGGAGTTTAGAGATAATAGATCCCCAGCTGGAGGATTCTGGGCTGTATTCGTGCATTGCAATAAATAAAAGAAGACTGTTAAATGAAACCATAGAGGTTAGAATTAATGTAAGCAATTTCACAGTGAACAGATCCCATGCTCATGAAGCATTTAACACTGCTTTCACCACCCTTGCTGCCTGTGTAGCCAGTATTATTTTGGTATTGCTTTATCTCTATCTGACCCCATGTCCTTGTCAGTGTaagacaagaagaagaaaaaggaagctgCCCCAAAGCAGTGCCCATTCATCCATCCTAAACTCCACTCCATCTCCGGATCCTCCAGCTGATGAGAAGAAATCCAGCAGTGGTAAGAGAGTGGTGTTCCTTGAGCCTGTGAACGAGCCAAAACAGGGGCAGAATGGGAAAGTGAGACTGTTTCCCAAAGAAACTGTCATAGCAGAGAGCATCCTGAAAACGACCCGAGCAAAATCTGACTCTGATTCTGTC is a genomic window of Lepidochelys kempii isolate rLepKem1 chromosome 1, rLepKem1.hap2, whole genome shotgun sequence containing:
- the AMIGO2 gene encoding amphoterin-induced protein 2, giving the protein MSLSCQTISTRLGVLKLNCKGLLFLSVFTISVCGNASGLCPTACICASDIVSCTNKNLSRVPGTLFKFIKRLDLSYNRIAFLEPEWVPVLFDKLNTLIINHNSISSIITGSFSTTPNLKYLDLSSNNLKTLGSPLFQELRVLEVLLLYNNQITQIDSAAFGGLYKLQKLYLCCNSLSHFPLDLYIGKHKLTELVLLDISYNHIQSVPIQRISLVPAKRLSGIYLHGNPFYCDCTLYAMLIYWYHRHFNSVVDFKNEYACVLRSDPKGSNKLPLLHDNFLNCSESTINVSFHAFGFIHEAQVGERLIVHCDSKISDAGTYFIWVSPDNRLLEPDKDTDNFKVFHNGSLEIIDPQLEDSGLYSCIAINKRRLLNETIEVRINVSNFTVNRSHAHEAFNTAFTTLAACVASIILVLLYLYLTPCPCQCKTRRRKRKLPQSSAHSSILNSTPSPDPPADEKKSSSGKRVVFLEPVNEPKQGQNGKVRLFPKETVIAESILKTTRAKSDSDSVNSVFSDTPFMPSS